In one window of Prevotella sp. E13-17 DNA:
- a CDS encoding WecB/TagA/CpsF family glycosyltransferase: MDVFNIHIEFDSQVFRDTVEQHIKEKKKAYVCVVDANVITIAQKDLKYREIVKNATINTCDGSSIAKMVNKIYGTHYHAYNGPEVFEYYIERPYRHVLVGNTKAKVEQIKAFVKQKGIDVNLQHVDVPFMPVEEFDYPAIALQINKLKPDIVWVSLGAPKQEKFIANIFPYVEQGVLFGIGAAFNFYTGDLHNNKKEVGGIRLIWLERILKEPKKQLKRVGGYLRAVPKMYWEERKKAKASRKG; encoded by the coding sequence ATGGACGTATTTAATATACATATCGAGTTTGATTCACAGGTGTTTAGAGATACCGTGGAGCAACATATCAAAGAGAAGAAAAAGGCCTACGTTTGTGTGGTGGATGCCAATGTGATAACCATAGCACAGAAAGACTTGAAGTATCGCGAGATAGTGAAGAATGCCACCATTAATACCTGTGATGGCAGCTCCATAGCGAAGATGGTGAACAAAATATACGGTACGCACTACCATGCCTACAACGGGCCGGAGGTGTTCGAGTATTACATTGAGCGACCCTACAGGCATGTGCTGGTGGGCAACACCAAAGCCAAGGTGGAGCAGATCAAGGCGTTTGTGAAGCAGAAGGGCATAGACGTGAATTTGCAGCATGTGGATGTGCCGTTTATGCCGGTGGAGGAGTTTGACTACCCGGCTATCGCCCTGCAGATTAACAAACTGAAGCCAGACATCGTGTGGGTGAGCCTGGGTGCCCCCAAGCAGGAAAAGTTCATTGCCAATATCTTCCCATATGTGGAGCAGGGCGTGCTTTTTGGCATAGGCGCGGCATTTAACTTCTATACCGGCGATTTGCACAACAACAAGAAAGAGGTGGGCGGAATACGTTTGATATGGCTGGAGAGAATACTGAAAGAGCCCAAGAAGCAACTGAAGCGCGTCGGTGGCTATTTGAGGGCTGTGCCTAAGATGTATTGGGAGGAAAGAAAAAAGGCCAAGGCTTCACGTAAGGGATAA
- a CDS encoding NAD-dependent epimerase/dehydratase family protein yields MKILITGVHGFVGSNLVEALKGEHIIYGLDIISPSKDGVEKTFSWEDLSNENEKIPDIDAIIHLAGKAHDVKNKSAADVYFKVNTGLTQRIFDWYLAHPTAKKFIQFSTVKSAADRVEGDFLTEDCIPTPVGPYGESKIAAENYIIEKFAPEALKRPFHNFTDEDAVVDGKKVYIMRPCMIHGPGNKGNLNLLYGVVSKGIPWPLGAFENRRSFTSIGNLQEVIKGLLTKDVPSGIYHMGDDEALSTNELIEVICSALGKKAHIWRIPRGLMNGIAKIGDVLHLPLNTQRMQKLTENYVVSNAKIKAALGLKEMPVRAKDGLRETIKSFAKG; encoded by the coding sequence ATGAAAATACTGATTACTGGAGTTCACGGGTTTGTGGGCTCGAATTTGGTGGAGGCTCTGAAAGGCGAGCATATAATATATGGATTGGACATCATCAGTCCTTCCAAGGACGGTGTGGAGAAAACTTTTTCGTGGGAAGACCTTTCAAACGAAAACGAAAAGATCCCAGATATTGATGCCATCATCCATCTTGCAGGTAAGGCGCACGATGTGAAGAACAAAAGTGCTGCAGATGTGTATTTTAAAGTGAATACGGGACTGACACAGAGGATTTTTGATTGGTATCTGGCGCATCCTACAGCAAAGAAGTTCATACAGTTCTCAACGGTGAAGAGTGCGGCAGATAGGGTGGAAGGGGATTTCCTGACGGAGGATTGCATCCCCACGCCTGTAGGACCTTACGGGGAATCGAAGATTGCGGCAGAGAACTATATTATAGAGAAGTTTGCACCAGAGGCACTGAAGCGTCCGTTCCATAACTTTACGGATGAGGATGCTGTGGTGGATGGAAAGAAGGTGTATATCATGCGTCCGTGTATGATTCACGGTCCTGGCAACAAGGGCAATCTGAACCTGCTGTATGGTGTAGTGAGCAAAGGAATTCCCTGGCCACTGGGCGCATTTGAGAACAGACGTTCGTTTACAAGCATCGGAAACCTGCAGGAGGTGATCAAGGGCCTCCTGACCAAGGATGTTCCCAGCGGCATCTATCACATGGGTGATGATGAAGCGCTATCTACCAACGAGCTGATAGAGGTGATATGCAGTGCCCTGGGCAAGAAAGCGCATATCTGGCGCATCCCCCGCGGACTGATGAATGGCATAGCAAAGATAGGTGACGTGCTCCACCTGCCCCTGAACACCCAGCGCATGCAGAAACTCACCGAGAACTATGTAGTGTCCAACGCCAAGATCAAGGCTGCATTAGGCTTGAAAGAAATGCCGGTGAGAGCTAAGGATGGACTTAGGGAGACTATTAAGAGTTTTGCGAAGGGATGA
- a CDS encoding polysaccharide pyruvyl transferase family protein: MKRIGIITILKCNNFGAELQAYATQKKLQQMGYDAEIIDYLYYKHPHFKYTKKAKTSWKRKWKTDAIEYIKYQIIGKIFSVIGPVFVRKQKVLDKKFENFHLKNTKLSKTYHSIEDLYAEKMSYDVYMVGSDQVWNPGTGATLSPYFLTFAPKEAKKVSYASSFGVARIPETLRNTYIEWINNIDNLSVREDAGCTIIKELTGRNSTVVLDPTLLLTKDEWTDLYRGQNTESGYVLIYETYRSAKLLKMAYHYAKRHHVSIYRIQTKAILNNKDEGVINLEDCGPEDFVRLIAKAGLVLTGSFHGTAFSVNMGVSFYSVLLRGRNNNSRITSLLEKLELEDRIVYEDDPFEQISWNTYDVANAQKLLQTERELSLKYLKDSIDA, from the coding sequence ATGAAAAGAATAGGAATAATTACTATATTGAAATGTAATAATTTTGGAGCGGAACTTCAAGCATACGCTACTCAAAAGAAGTTACAGCAAATGGGCTATGATGCAGAGATTATAGATTATCTATATTATAAGCATCCGCATTTTAAATATACTAAAAAGGCTAAAACCTCTTGGAAAAGAAAATGGAAGACAGATGCTATTGAATATATAAAGTATCAGATAATTGGTAAAATATTTTCTGTGATAGGGCCTGTTTTCGTCAGGAAGCAAAAGGTTTTAGACAAGAAATTTGAGAATTTCCATCTGAAAAATACAAAACTATCAAAAACGTATCATAGTATAGAAGATCTTTATGCGGAAAAAATGAGCTATGATGTTTATATGGTAGGTAGTGACCAGGTTTGGAATCCAGGAACAGGCGCAACCCTTTCCCCATATTTTTTAACCTTTGCTCCAAAGGAAGCTAAAAAAGTTTCTTATGCATCGAGTTTCGGAGTTGCAAGAATTCCAGAAACGTTGAGGAATACCTACATAGAGTGGATTAATAATATTGATAACCTATCAGTGCGTGAAGATGCTGGATGTACCATCATTAAAGAACTAACAGGACGCAATTCTACGGTTGTATTAGATCCTACGCTTTTATTAACCAAGGATGAGTGGACAGATTTGTATAGAGGACAAAATACAGAAAGTGGATATGTGCTCATATATGAAACATATAGGTCTGCGAAATTACTTAAGATGGCATATCATTATGCAAAACGACACCATGTTAGTATATATAGGATTCAAACAAAAGCTATTCTAAATAATAAAGATGAGGGCGTTATAAATCTCGAGGATTGCGGACCGGAAGATTTCGTTAGATTGATAGCAAAAGCAGGTCTAGTACTGACAGGCTCATTCCATGGAACTGCTTTTAGCGTAAATATGGGAGTGTCTTTTTATTCCGTTTTACTCAGAGGTCGGAATAACAACTCCAGAATAACAAGTCTTCTTGAAAAACTTGAACTTGAAGACAGAATTGTGTACGAAGATGATCCATTTGAGCAAATATCATGGAACACCTATGATGTAGCTAATGCTCAAAAACTTCTTCAAACAGAAAGAGAATTATCTTTAAAATATTTAAAAGACTCAATAGATGCTTAA
- a CDS encoding glycosyltransferase family 4 protein yields MLNILINAYAVSPAWGSEPGMGWNWVSNLARYCNLYVITEGEWKKEIDIALESHPFKDNLHFYYLPVSDNIRKKCWNQGDWRFYYYYRKWQKRALKKAVEIVKGVHIDIIHHLNMIGFREPGLLWKIDGYKYVWGPVGGMETMPIAYLKGVSTKTALFNRLKNTINTLQYRYQPNVRKAMRRANAVIAATSGCQCKIMNYYHKDIYLLNETGCYLVDKTLTHKVSSDVLDILWVGKYDFRKQLGLAIKVIAEIKDLNIKLKIAGEGEQAPYKALAIELGVEDKIEFLGRVNHDEMNTLMQGSDIFLFTSIMDATSTVVMEAMQNQLPIVCFDTCGFGTVVDETIGVKIPLSNPEQSVQDFACAIRKLYNERNLLSRMSNNCKERVKEFEWDFKAQRMVEIYNRVLDN; encoded by the coding sequence ATGCTTAATATTCTGATAAACGCTTATGCCGTCAGTCCTGCATGGGGTAGTGAACCAGGTATGGGATGGAATTGGGTTTCCAACCTAGCCCGTTATTGTAACCTCTATGTTATAACAGAGGGAGAATGGAAGAAAGAGATAGATATTGCATTAGAGTCCCATCCGTTTAAAGACAATCTTCACTTTTACTATCTGCCAGTATCAGATAATATACGTAAGAAGTGTTGGAATCAAGGTGATTGGAGATTTTATTATTATTACAGAAAATGGCAAAAAAGAGCCTTAAAAAAAGCTGTTGAGATTGTCAAGGGAGTTCATATAGATATCATTCATCATCTTAATATGATAGGTTTCCGTGAACCTGGATTATTATGGAAAATTGATGGATATAAGTATGTTTGGGGACCTGTTGGGGGGATGGAGACTATGCCAATAGCATACTTAAAGGGCGTAAGTACAAAAACAGCTTTATTTAATCGTTTGAAAAACACGATTAATACCTTACAATACCGATATCAACCCAACGTGCGTAAAGCCATGAGACGTGCAAATGCTGTTATCGCAGCAACAAGCGGATGCCAATGTAAAATAATGAATTATTACCATAAGGATATATATCTACTTAATGAGACAGGGTGCTATCTAGTTGACAAGACACTCACACATAAGGTTAGTTCAGATGTTTTAGACATATTATGGGTAGGTAAATACGATTTCAGAAAGCAATTGGGGCTAGCCATCAAGGTGATTGCAGAAATAAAAGACTTGAATATAAAGTTAAAGATTGCAGGGGAAGGAGAACAGGCACCTTATAAGGCTCTTGCAATAGAACTGGGTGTGGAAGACAAAATAGAATTTCTTGGGAGGGTAAATCATGATGAAATGAACACTTTAATGCAAGGCTCGGATATCTTCCTGTTTACGAGTATTATGGATGCAACAAGTACTGTGGTAATGGAAGCTATGCAGAATCAACTTCCAATAGTTTGTTTTGATACTTGTGGATTTGGCACTGTGGTAGATGAAACCATAGGAGTGAAGATACCATTAAGTAATCCTGAACAATCAGTTCAAGATTTTGCTTGTGCTATACGTAAACTGTATAATGAAAGGAATCTATTATCACGTATGTCGAATAATTGTAAAGAACGAGTGAAGGAGTTTGAGTGGGATTTTAAAGCTCAGAGAATGGTGGAGATTTATAATCGTGTTTTAGATAATTGA
- a CDS encoding nucleotidyltransferase family protein: MKQLDKNQKMFFELLKAGLWGDENPDIRIDGTTDWQEVYQLAQEQSEQGIVLSGLEELRAKNVELNVPKVLLLQWIGEVQMIEQRNKKMNVFVAELIEKLRKEDIYAILVKGQGIAQCYEKPLWRSSGDIDLLLSDSNYDKAKEVLLPLAADIEQEFTHFKHLGMTIKGWVVELHGTLHSRLSKRVDRMIDKMQGNVFFGGNVRSWDNNGTQIFIPAPNEDVIFVFTHILHHFYIEGVGLRQICDWCRLLWTYRESLNYGLLESRIQETGLMSEWMAFYNLASRYLGMPDLDSRFMFHDSQFDKKADRIIDFVMETGNFGHNRHNADGKLVSLWHKTKDFARHAQVFPLDSIKFYFHFVGDGIKVAMNK, translated from the coding sequence TTGAAACAGTTGGATAAAAATCAAAAAATGTTCTTCGAACTCCTGAAGGCAGGTCTGTGGGGTGACGAAAATCCGGATATACGGATTGACGGAACCACGGATTGGCAGGAGGTATACCAGCTGGCGCAGGAGCAGTCGGAACAAGGGATTGTGCTTAGTGGCCTCGAAGAACTAAGAGCTAAGAACGTAGAGCTGAATGTGCCCAAGGTGCTATTGCTGCAGTGGATTGGTGAGGTGCAGATGATTGAGCAGCGGAACAAGAAAATGAATGTCTTTGTGGCTGAACTCATTGAAAAGCTACGAAAAGAAGATATTTATGCAATACTTGTAAAAGGACAAGGAATAGCACAATGCTATGAAAAACCACTTTGGCGCTCTTCTGGTGATATAGATTTACTGCTGAGTGATTCCAATTATGATAAGGCAAAAGAAGTACTGTTACCATTGGCTGCCGACATAGAACAGGAGTTTACACACTTTAAGCACTTGGGAATGACCATCAAAGGCTGGGTGGTGGAACTGCATGGAACACTGCACAGCAGATTGTCAAAGCGTGTGGATAGGATGATAGACAAAATGCAGGGGAATGTTTTCTTTGGTGGTAATGTTAGATCATGGGACAATAATGGTACACAAATTTTTATACCGGCACCAAATGAAGATGTCATATTTGTATTTACCCATATCCTGCACCATTTTTACATTGAGGGTGTTGGCCTGAGGCAGATTTGCGACTGGTGCCGGTTGCTTTGGACGTATAGGGAATCACTGAATTACGGATTGCTGGAGTCGCGGATACAGGAGACGGGCCTGATGAGTGAATGGATGGCATTCTACAATCTGGCAAGCAGATATCTTGGTATGCCAGATTTGGATTCAAGATTCATGTTTCATGATTCGCAGTTTGATAAAAAGGCAGACAGGATTATAGATTTTGTGATGGAGACGGGTAACTTCGGGCATAACAGACATAATGCGGATGGAAAACTCGTATCTCTATGGCATAAGACAAAAGACTTTGCTCGACATGCCCAGGTATTTCCATTGGACAGCATCAAATTCTATTTCCACTTCGTTGGGGATGGAATAAAAGTAGCAATGAACAAATGA